A genomic stretch from Ureibacillus composti includes:
- a CDS encoding hemolysin family protein: protein MTILNLSIFILLLALTGFFVATEFAIVKVRSSRIDQLVAEKKKGALAAKHVTTHLDEYLSACQLGITVTALGIGMVGESTFEFILHPMFDVIGIPANYIHFFTIAAAFIIATFLHVVVGELAPKTAAIQKAEKISLLFAKPIMMFYKLLYPFIWFLNGSARLLVGIFGMKPASEHELSHTEEELRLLLTESFENGEINQNELKYVNNVFEFDDRIAREIMVPRTQIVGFEINASFNEVLTTISEERYTRYPVFIEDRDNIIGFLNIKDFLTQGLNNRVTSETFKIRDFTNPVIKTIDSTPIQVLFTKMQKERTHLAILLDEYGGTSGLVTVEDILEELVGEIRDEFDDDEVAEVRKVQEGHYIIHAKVLLDDLAKFLKIPFEQLDVDTIGGWYFTKDMELNEQNAIEHEGYLFKILEKEDLRLHYLEVKRLVNSI from the coding sequence TTGACCATATTAAATTTATCGATTTTTATTCTTCTACTTGCTTTAACTGGCTTTTTTGTAGCAACTGAATTTGCGATTGTAAAGGTGCGATCATCTCGAATTGATCAATTGGTTGCTGAAAAAAAGAAAGGGGCGCTTGCTGCCAAACACGTAACGACGCATTTAGATGAATATTTATCAGCTTGTCAGTTGGGGATTACGGTAACGGCGCTTGGAATCGGTATGGTAGGTGAGTCGACATTTGAGTTTATCCTGCATCCGATGTTTGATGTTATCGGAATACCTGCAAATTATATTCATTTCTTCACAATTGCGGCAGCCTTTATTATTGCTACATTTTTACATGTAGTAGTTGGTGAATTAGCTCCAAAAACTGCAGCGATTCAAAAGGCTGAAAAGATTAGTTTACTTTTCGCAAAACCAATCATGATGTTTTATAAATTATTATATCCGTTCATTTGGTTCTTAAATGGATCTGCACGATTATTAGTCGGAATATTTGGAATGAAGCCAGCTTCTGAGCATGAACTTTCACACACTGAGGAAGAGTTACGTTTATTATTGACAGAAAGTTTCGAAAACGGTGAGATCAACCAAAACGAACTAAAATACGTGAATAACGTATTTGAATTCGATGACCGGATTGCTCGTGAAATTATGGTGCCACGAACACAAATCGTGGGATTCGAAATAAATGCGTCATTTAACGAAGTATTAACAACCATTTCTGAAGAACGCTATACTCGTTATCCAGTCTTTATTGAGGATCGAGATAATATTATAGGATTCCTGAATATTAAAGATTTTTTAACACAAGGACTAAATAACCGAGTGACATCAGAAACATTTAAAATTCGTGACTTTACTAATCCAGTAATAAAAACGATTGACTCTACTCCAATCCAAGTCTTATTTACTAAAATGCAAAAAGAACGAACGCATCTTGCTATATTATTAGATGAATATGGCGGAACCTCGGGTCTAGTAACTGTTGAGGACATTTTAGAGGAATTAGTAGGAGAAATTCGTGATGAATTTGATGATGATGAAGTTGCAGAAGTACGTAAAGTGCAAGAAGGACATTATATTATTCATGCAAAAGTGTTATTAGATGATTTAGCAAAGTTTTTAAAGATTCCATTTGAACAACTAGATGTAGATACAATTGGTGGTTGGTACTTTACAAAAGATATGGAGCTAAATGAACAGAACGCAATTGAACATGAAGGATATTTGTTTAAAATTTTAGAAAAAGAAGATTTACGTTTACACTATCTTGAAGTGAAACGGTTAGTAAATTCTATATAG